TCTGTAAATTGCGCTGGCGCTGGTTATGAGGGGACAGATGGCATTGTCTGCTGAATGAAAGCGGCTTAGCTGGCGCTGGTATGAGAGGACAGGTGGTATCTCAAATGAACAGCCGCTGCTGGTTATGCAAGAAAGCGGTCGTTATCAACCAAATGAAAAGCCGCTGCTTTGGCGCTGGTTAAAGTAGGAAAGCGAGCGTTATCTGCCGAACGAAAAGCCGCTGTTTTGGCCTGGTTATAGAAGGTCAGCGGACATTATCTGCAAATGAAAAGCGGCTGCTTACCTCGTAAACAGCCGCTTTTTTACTTTGTATTCCGTAATTAACGGATCACTAATTCTTCGAATTTACGTTCGAGCACCAGCTCTACGACGCCGTTTTTAACATCGGTCGCTTTCAGGGCGTGGCTAACGCCATCCAGCACATACTCTTTTGGCGTAAACGGCAGGCCGTGTACGAATACGTGGTGGTTACGGTAGCTGGCATTGTATCTGCCCACAAACTTCTTCTTCAGCCTGAACTGTTTCTTATCGGAACCCTGTTTAAAGCGAACCAGGTTATACTGACCGTTTTTATAGCCATAGTGGTCGCCGGCATCTTCATACAAAATGCTGTGCGTTACTTCTTCGCCGAAGTATACGTGCAGGATCATCTCTTCAAACTCTTTCTCACCCACATATTGCATCGGCGGATAGTGGGTTACCACCGCACCGGCTTTCACGAACAAAGGCATTTCTTCAAGAGGAGTATCGATGGTGATGAGTTGTTTGCCTTCGAAGTGTTTATCGTTGAAATAGTAATACCAGTTGCCTTCAGGCAGGTATACCTCTTTCTGCTTAAGGCCGGCTTCGTGTACGTGGCTGATGAGCAGCGAGTCGCCCATCATGAACTCGTGGTTGCGGTCATGTGTATTCGGATCTTTCTGCGATACGAAGGCCAGTGGGCGCAGCATAGGCGTTCCGTAAGCGGCGTATTGCCAGAATGTAGTATACAAATAAGGAAGCAGGCTATAACGGAGCTGGATAAACTTTTTAACAATCGCCTCGTATTCTTCACCAAAGCTCCATGGGTCCTGGTCGAAGTTGGTTTCGTTGCTCGCGCTATGGGTACGCATCAGTGGGTGGAAGGCGCCGAGTTGTATCCAGCGGGTGTACAGTTCGCCATCCGGCTCGCCGATAAAACCACCAATATCGCTGCCAGCGAACGAAATGCCCGAAACGGACAGGCGCTGACATTGTACGGAAGCCAGCCACAGGTGTTCCCAGGTAGAACAGTTGTCGCCCGTCCATACGGAACTCCAGCGCTGTGCACCGGAATAGGCAGAGCGGGTTATAACGAACGGCCTGCGCGGCATCAGGTGCTTCTTCAAACCAGCCGCGGTAGCCTTACTCATGAGATGGCCGTACACGTTATGCGCCTTACGGTGACTCACATCTTCGCCATCGTAATCGTGGCGAACGTCTTCGGGGAAGGAACCGATCTCGAATACGGCCGGTTCGTTCATATCGTTCCAAACGCCGCGCACGCCTGCTTCGGTAAGGCCACGGAATAATCCGGCCCACCAGTCGCGCACTTTGGGATCGGTAAAGTCGGGGAATACACATTTG
This genomic interval from Chitinophaga horti contains the following:
- a CDS encoding glycoside hydrolase family 31 protein, which translates into the protein MQITTSSGKYSVKHYPDVIKSWKKEGNYFYFYTTETILEVRVVSDKIIRFRYAADGKFQRDFSYGVTEKLEESPVDFGIREWEETFEIYTSAVRIFIARDNLRKTITDLEGRIINQDEMGFHWQYYLSKGGKIIYNTKLIQEGECFYGLGDKPTELNLRGKRVENYGTDAYGYLKDTDPLYRNIPFYYGLHHGIGYGIFFDNTFRTLFDFGKEREDVCSFWARGGEMNYYFIYGPELMQVAEAYTRITGSAELPPLWALGYHQCRWSYYPDTKVQEIAAQFRKRQIPCDALYLDIDYMEGFRCFTWSKEGFPEPEKFIKGLADDGYKMVVIIDPGIKSDPDYEIYQELIKNDFACKRADGAPMEGDVWPGKCVFPDFTDPKVRDWWAGLFRGLTEAGVRGVWNDMNEPAVFEIGSFPEDVRHDYDGEDVSHRKAHNVYGHLMSKATAAGLKKHLMPRRPFVITRSAYSGAQRWSSVWTGDNCSTWEHLWLASVQCQRLSVSGISFAGSDIGGFIGEPDGELYTRWIQLGAFHPLMRTHSASNETNFDQDPWSFGEEYEAIVKKFIQLRYSLLPYLYTTFWQYAAYGTPMLRPLAFVSQKDPNTHDRNHEFMMGDSLLISHVHEAGLKQKEVYLPEGNWYYYFNDKHFEGKQLITIDTPLEEMPLFVKAGAVVTHYPPMQYVGEKEFEEMILHVYFGEEVTHSILYEDAGDHYGYKNGQYNLVRFKQGSDKKQFRLKKKFVGRYNASYRNHHVFVHGLPFTPKEYVLDGVSHALKATDVKNGVVELVLERKFEELVIR